The DNA window TTTACTGATAAGTTTTCTAACTTCCGAAATAGGTACCGGTTTATCAAATCTCACCTGTATTTCAATACCGCCTCTAAAATCGATACCCCAGTTAAAACCTTTTGTAAAAATAGAAAAAAGGCTTAAAAATATAAGTATCAGCGATATAGAAACGAACAGGTTTCTTTTGCTCATAAAGTCATAAACTTTGTTTTGTGAAAAAAGTTCCATATTAAGCCTTCATTCCGAAATGTTTTGGTGTGATTTTTTTACCGCTTGCAAGCAGATATTCCCAAATTCCGTGCGTTCCTAAAATTGCCGTTAGCATACTTGCCAAAATACCGATAGCCATAGTAATAGCAAAACCTTTAATCGTTCCGGTACCGTATGCAAAAAGTGCTATTGCGGCAATCAAAGTCGTAATGTTCGCATCCAAAATCGCACTCATAGCGTTTTTATATCCGCCCTCAATCGCCGCTTTTATTGGTTTTCCGGCGCGTATGAGCTCTCTTATACGTTCGTTAATAATTACGTTGGCATCCACGGCCATACCGACGGTTAAAACGATACCCGCCATTCCCGGAAGCGTTAATGTAGCTCCGAAAATCGCCATAATAGCGATAATCAAAAATAGGTTCGTAACAAGCGCGATATCCGCAATAATCCCGGCAAGTCCATAGTACCAAGCCATAAAAATTACTACAATAACAAATCCGCTGATAAGCGCTATCATAGATTGTCTGATACTATCCGCACCAAGACTCGCCCCAACACTTCTTTGTTCCAACAACACTACAGGAGCCGGCAAAGACCCGCTTCTTAGAGCAATAGCAAGTACGTGAGCTTCTTCAGGACTTCCTACGGTAATCTGACCGCTACCTCCACCGATTCTCTCTTGAATAGTAGGAGCCGAATATACTTTGTTATCAACTACTATTGCAAGTCTTTTTCCTACGTTTTTACCCGTAACGTCTCCGAAAATCTGAGCTCCTTGAGAGTTTAACGTAAAGAAAATAGCCGGTTGATTGGTTTTTTGAGTAAATCCTACCGTTGCGTCCGTAATCATACTCCCGTCAAGTACCGGAGGAGTTTTCAAAAGCCACATTCTTTTCGGATTGTTTTTATCTGGCAATAATATATCCCCGTATTTTTTAGCTTCCGCAGGAGTTGTGGCTCTATGTTCTTCATCCACCAAATAAAGCTCCAAATGAGCCGCGGTTGAGATAAGTTTTTTAACGTTTTCTTTCTCTTTTTGAGTCTTAATTCCCGGAAGCTCGACAACTATCTTATCTTTACCTTGTCTTGTAACACTCGGTTCAGCAAGCCCGAACGCGTCAAGTCTGCTTCTGATTGTCTGTACGGCAATTTTAACTGCGTTTTCTTTTGTTCTTTGGATTTCTTGAGGAGTTAAAGAAATCGTATAATAAACGCTTCCGTTTTTAACTTGTTTTTGAACTTTGATACCTTTTATGTTTTTAAGCTCTTCGTCCATTTTTTTCATATCGTCTTTGTCTATAAGCTCGAAAGTGATTTTATCTCCGTGGATTTTGAGGTTATCTATAAAAAGCTCTTTTTTTTGACTGATGTATTTAATTGTAGATGCAATTGTTTTGATTTGGTTTTTTATCGCTTCATCA is part of the Caminibacter pacificus genome and encodes:
- the secD gene encoding protein translocase subunit SecD, encoding MKKLNYRLVIFLLATLFGIAFTIPSFIGKQPRVNLGLDLQGGMYLVLGVKTDEAIKNQIKTIASTIKYISQKKELFIDNLKIHGDKITFELIDKDDMKKMDEELKNIKGIKVQKQVKNGSVYYTISLTPQEIQRTKENAVKIAVQTIRSRLDAFGLAEPSVTRQGKDKIVVELPGIKTQKEKENVKKLISTAAHLELYLVDEEHRATTPAEAKKYGDILLPDKNNPKRMWLLKTPPVLDGSMITDATVGFTQKTNQPAIFFTLNSQGAQIFGDVTGKNVGKRLAIVVDNKVYSAPTIQERIGGGSGQITVGSPEEAHVLAIALRSGSLPAPVVLLEQRSVGASLGADSIRQSMIALISGFVIVVIFMAWYYGLAGIIADIALVTNLFLIIAIMAIFGATLTLPGMAGIVLTVGMAVDANVIINERIRELIRAGKPIKAAIEGGYKNAMSAILDANITTLIAAIALFAYGTGTIKGFAITMAIGILASMLTAILGTHGIWEYLLASGKKITPKHFGMKA